DNA from Anser cygnoides isolate HZ-2024a breed goose chromosome 32, Taihu_goose_T2T_genome, whole genome shotgun sequence:
CCCCAGCGAGCTTTTGGCCGGTCCTTGGCCAAGAGGTTGTGGCCTGGCTGCATGAAAACGGGCAGCAGGTGTAACCtgagggcagggctggagcagcctctccccaggctgctggAAAAAGACCTTGGAAAAGCCAAGGCGTGGATCTGGGAGTTCATTTCCTCGGGTCAGGGCAGCACGGGGATTTATCACCAGCCTAGTTTTTAGCAACTGAAACCTCTTGGGCTGGGGGAACAGGGAGGATTTGTGTCTCCCCAAGCTTGCGGTTGGACCCCAACGCTAGCACAGGGTCCAAGCAGGACTGGGGAAGCCCCTACCCCAATTCCAAGGGGCAGGGACCCCGTGGGCTGGGCgcgaggagctggggctgagcaccccCCACTCACCTGGAGCTGGtggctctcctccctccctggcCCCCCCAGACTACCTGAAGGACGAGCTGGAGCGCTACGTGAAGCAGCTGCAGATCGTGCGGGTGGTGcggcaggaggagaggaaagggctGATAACGGCCCGGCTGCTGGGGGCCAGTGTGGCAAGCGGGGAGGTGCTGACCTTCCTGGATGCTCACTGTGAGtaccccccgccccgtcccacAAGCGGGTGCCCCCCGGTCCCCGAGGAGAGGGGAAGGCGACGGTGGTGCCCGCGAGGTCGGTTCACCCTTCCCCATGCCCCCAGGTGAGTGCTTCCATGGCTGGCTGGAGCCCCTCCTGTCCCGCATCGCCGAAGAGCCCACGGCCGTCGTCAGCCCCGACATCACCACCATCGACCTCAACACCTTCGAGTTCTCCAAGCCGGTCCAGTACGGCAAGCAGCACAGCCGGGGCAACTTCGACTGGAGCCTGACCTTCGGCTGGGAGGTCGTCCCGCCCCGGGAGAGGCAGCGGAGGAAGGATGAGACCTACCCCATCAAGTAAGCCTTGGCAGGGGGTGTTGGCATCCTCTCCAGACCCAAAAGCTGTGCAGTGAGCCGGCCGAGCAGGCGATGCTCAGGCGAGGTGGCGGAGCTGCGTGCAAGCCCCAGCTGTCCCGTGCCAGGAAGCTGCCGGTTCCTCCGGTCgatcttcctcctttcccagcaAGATGGGGTTTTCCcaggtgtttttctctctgccaGCCACAGCTTTGAGGCCAGGCGGGTGAAGCTGTGTATTCCCAGGGGATCCACCCCTGGGATGCTCGGGTCAGGGCATCTCGGGCAGCTTTCTCCCAGGAGGGGATGCTCAGGCAAGGTCAGGGCCATGCAGGTAGTGGAGGGGAAACTTCAGGGTGGCTTTGGTGAGCACAGGGTCATAAATGTGACTTCTATGAGAAGAGCTTTTAAATCGCCTCCAGCTGTATCTCAGTTCTTGCACAGTTTCTCGTTAAGCGCTTAAttgctgccttttattttgcACTTGGAAAGCCTGGGCACCGGGTGGCTGCCTGCGCTGGCACAGCAGCCAGGGGATGTTACCTGCGGGTCGGGCCGCACAGAGACACCTCgcgttttctttcttcccacccCGTTATGCATGCAGAGAAACCCCCCAACACCCAAGCACGCTGCTTTGCtcgcaggctgcagcctgctcacCACGTCCGTGGGGTTTCCTTCTCCCTGTGGGGTTAAACAGCGGGAGAAAATCTTCCcccaggggagctggggctgtctgcaggcagatgtGCAGGGGTTGGGTGTGTGGAGTGCAGCCTGCGAGCAGGCAGGGACCCTGCGCGGGTTGGAAGTAATGCAGGAAGAATGCCCGATGGGTCAGTGTAACCCCTTCAAAACCAGCCCCTTGTTCATCCCGGCCCCTCAAAGCAGCCAGGGGGTGATTTTGGCATAGCTGCAAGACCACGGGGGTGCTGCGGAGCCGTGTCCCCACAAAGGCTTGGTGAAGGGGGGGGGTTCCCCTCTGCACCTCCGGCTGGTGCCCCTCgctgagcccagcagccccaccgGGAGATACCCGACACTGTGCTTGGCCgtggccgcatcctgcccgcagcagggctggctttgTGCAGAGGTCACCCGGGCGACGTCCCTGCCCCAATAAAGGTCCCTTTTTCCGACAGTTTGGCTCCCAGCAGCGTCTAATCTCTCTCCGCTCCTCTCGGCAGGAACGCAGCCACTCAACAagcccccttctttttttttttcctccctcctttttcctgaataaaagCAAGTTTCTATTCCAGCCTTCCTCTTGTAAAGATCAGATGGAGCAGATTAGAAAAGCCGGAGGAGTGAATAGGGTGCCCGGTCACTGAGCTaatctctgcctttcttttctgcgATAGGTTTTCGGTAATAATATCCTCCTCTCGCTTTGAATCGTGACCCAGCAGCGAGGCCCCTCGCTGCTGTGCTGCCACCACGTtcctgctgtcccctcctggcagCGGCTCTGTCCCGGCCATGTCCCTTCTCCCACAGCTGTGGGAGTTCGAGGAGGGgtgcctgggggtgctgctgcaaGGCGCTCAGCAGCCCCGTACCACtcagcacaggggctgcagctgctctgtggtgtccccaaaattcagattattactttttttttaacccattttGCAGGTGGAGGCGCAGGGGGTTGCAGGCAGCCTCCCTCCagcctgttttctctctctcttgtaGATCTCCGACCTTTGCCGGTGGCCTCTTCGCCATTTCCAGGTCCTATTTCGAGCACATCGGCTCCTACGATGATCAGATGGAGATCTGGGGGGGCGAGAACGTGGAAATGTCCTTCAGGGTGAGGGCAAGGCACCTTCTTTAAAACACGGCTTTGGGGAATGCCCTTTATCCGGGGGCACCGATGCCCTCAGGGGGTGCTGGAGCCCCGTGTCCCGTCCCCACAGGTCTGGCAGTGCGGGGGCCAGCTTGAGATCATCCCCTGCTCCGTTGTGGGCCACGTCTTCCGCTCCAAGAGCCCCCACACCTTCCCCAAGGGCACGCAGGTGATCTCCAGGAACCAGGTCCGCTTGGCCGAGGTCTGGATGGACAGCTACAAGGAGATCTTCTACAGGAGGAACCAGCAGGCTGCGCAGATGGCCAGAGAGGTACCATGCACGCCAGCGGTGGTTTTGCTGTCCtgggggcctgatcctgcacgGGGCTGAGGCCTGAGCAGAGGGAGATGCAAGGGATCTGCAAGCTCAGCCTGGAGCTGGGCAAACAAATGCGGGTGGAAAGATACAGCCCCCAAAATGCCCTTTTTTGCCGTAgcattttccagcagaaaaaaatgggttaTTTTACAGCACCAAAGGTTTTTCGGCAGCTCAGCTTTGCTTTGACACCAGAACGTCCCAGGTGTGAGCGGCCAAATCCTGCCTGGGACCAGCAGTGTCTCGCGGGACCCCAGAGCCTGTCTCGGTCCTGGCTGCAGCGAGACTCGGGAGTGATGTGACGGACgatggcagagctgggaggacAAAGCTCTGTGCTGGCTCGGGGGGGGTTTCCTGGCTGGCTTCGGAGGTTAGTTTAATTTTCTCACGTGACTTTGTCGATAGAAGACGTATGGTGACATTACAGAACGGCGCAAGCTGAGGGAGCAGCTTCACTGCAAGAACTTCACCTGGTACCTGCAGACCATCTACCCGGAGATGTTCGTCCCCGACCTGACTCCCACTTTCTATGGGGCGGTAAGTACGGGGGTGCggagcctcctgctgccccttgGGCTGCTCCCTCTGCTAGAAACAGTGGCGGCAGCAACGtccccagcaggctgggctttgctttttgcatttAAGGCAGCCCggagcagggtgctggaggGGCCCCTGCCTTTCTGGTTCAGCTGATGGGGCTGGTTCGGGCTCCGGCTGACAGTGAAGAGATGAAGCTGAGAGCTGGAATCCAGCAGAGCTGGTTTCGGGGCCCCGGAGGGGCTGTCGCATGGGTTAAATCAGgcaaaacagctgaaaaaatttCCCGAGCTGAAAGTTTTCCTAACCCATGCCATCAGTTCTGGGCATTGACAGGCACGAGGTGGaccccacaaaaaaacaaatgatcTGTGCCAAGAGACAAGGCCGAGGGGGACAGGCAGGTTGCGGAACGCTGGCTCTGCCCGTAGGGAGGGAGCTGCCGAAAATCCCCTCCTCTGAGCTGGCACCCGGTGGTCTGCCTGCACGTGCCCCTCCTCGGGCTCGCGGGACCAGCTGCCCAGGAAGCTGAGCGTGGTTACGTGTCCGCCGGGGGCTCGGCACTGGCTCCCACCCGGGTTTTAATCCGCTTCTATTTCCTGAAACTTTGGCCAGGCGGCTCTCACTCTGAGCCGCGTGAATCGCCCGGCTGGCAAGGAGGAGGCGCTGCCGTGGGCGTTCCTCACGTCCTGGAAAGGACGAGGGACCCGGACCTGGTACCGGCACCGTGTTTGCACAGCAATATTTAGGTGCCCTGCGACCCCAGCACCGAGCGTGGCTCCATCCGTGGGGCTGAGCTCTCCGCTCTCCCcgtttttattattgttgttggttttttttccctgcagattAAAAATGAGGGCACCAAGAGCTGCCTGGATGTCGGTGAGAACAACCACGGTGGGAAACCGCTCATCATGTACCCATGCCACGGGATGGGGGGCAATCAGGTAGGCACCTGCACAACGCCAGGGAGCATTGCCCctcttgcagcccccccccgtgctTCCCCCACGGGTTTTTGATCGGGGTGCAGCTGGCGAGGGGCTGATGTTCCCCTGCTCTTGCCCCCCCCGCAGTATTTCGAGTACACGACGCAGCGGGACCTGCGGCACAACATCGGCAAGCAGCTGTGCCTGCGGGCGGGCTCGGGGCTGGCCGAGCTGGGCGATTGCCAGTACCGGGGGAAGCCCACGCGGGTGCCCCCCAACGAGGAGTGGGAGCTGGCGCAGGTGAgcagccccgtccccacgcGGTGCCCCCGGGGAGCGCCACGGGATGTGGCTCCCGTCCTTTGGGGCGAGCTGAGCCGGGCGCTGTCTTTTGTTTTTGGCCAGGACCGGCTGATTAAAAACCCAGCCTCCCGCACGTGTTTGACGGCACGAGGCAAGCACCCTTCGATGGTCCCCTGCAACCCCTCGGACCCCCACCAGCTCTGGTCCTTCACCTAGCGGGCGAGTGGACCGAGCCCTGGCCAGCCCCGACCGCGCTCAGGAAACCAGGATCCAAAACTTCcccctgtttattttttttattaatttaaaagaagcaaaagccTTAAATATGCTGCATTTCACATCTGCCTTGAACTCAGTCCTGTGCCTTTTGACCGCTCCCGTTTGCAAATTCCGGGGGCACGGCAATAACGCAAGGAGCCTGAAAGGGGGTCGTGGAGGAGTCCGACAGCGTATTTTGGTGCCCGGATGTGGAAGGAAGGTGCTGGACTCATGCCAAGGCCCCTGGGCTCCTTGGAGAGACTCTGACCTTCACGATGGGCATTTGAGAAGCTGCGTGTGGAAGCTGGTGGgaagctcctgcagccaggaggagggCGGTGACCGACGGCCACGCGACCGAAAAGGGCCGCGCGGTCAATCCTGCAGCGGGGCTGAATCGGGGGCTCAACCCAGACAGAAAGGAGCTGGGTGCGTGGTGCTGGGACGCGCCTGTCAGCTGCCAGGATCCAGCCCTGCCTTGCTGCCAGCACCGGGCATCCCTGCtcctgggaagggagagggatCTAGGGCTGCTCTTTGGGCTGTCTGCCTTAGATACCAGGCTtgattttgggggagaaaaaatgttagatgattttttttttttaattatgatttcATGATTGTTATTTCTTGGTGCGGTTCTGCTCGTgctgagcaggaggaagggcCCCTGCGCGGGATGCTTGCGCTCCCAGGGCTTTGCAGTGAGGGTCTCAAAGGTGAGGTCTGGCCGGGAGCGATGCCCCCAGCGCTGCCCGGAGCATGAGCCCCTCCTGTCCTACGTAGCTGCCACGACTTTGTTGCCATTTCATTTAGGGGAGAAAAACCCTTCCTGGAAGTAGAGAGGGAGAACTCGTCTTTGGATACGTGACCTAAAATAAAGAGATGATTTATTTTACAGACATTCCGTCTCTGCCTGTGCTTCCTCAGCCCTTCGCATTGCGGCAGCAGAACCACCAAACCCCGTGGGCTGCCCCAAAGCTCTGCCTCCACGCTCCCACCCCTGCCCTCATTTCATTTCCCTCCCATGGCTCTCCCTGGGAACTTCCTTTAGCCAAAGCATCCGTCTAAACCCACCTGTGCAATAAGGTGTTGAACTGGGGGGGAGATTCAGCTTTATTGTGGGTAGGGGAGGGTTTGGGTCAGGGCTGCCTGGTGTCCATCAGCGGGAACCCTCTGGGTTCCCTTCTGCACCAATAAAAATAGTGATTATTCAGAAAcaattttccaaacaaaatctttttttttatcctgtaGTGATAAGAGcaggtgcatttttttctttcctttttctttttttatttttttccccttcaaaccTGTCAAACTTGGGACAGGTGTTGGCTGCTATCTCGAATGCCATTTTCCATCACCTGCTCCATTTGCGGAGGAAAACCCCGGCACTGCTGGTTTCATCAGATGGAGGATGCCCGAGGAGCAGAGTGTGATTGCCAACACACAGCAGAACAGTCTcctttttaaagggaaataaatttgtttattgttttctttatttgccaGAAGTCAGATTTTTACTACGCCCTGAAGCCAtgctgatattttatttaaccTCAAACTGTCCTGTGTAGTTGTCTGGTTCCAGCCCcactgctggctgtgctgggtgggatttttatttatttttcttgtaggGGGTGAAGGTCTTGCATGGCATTTATCCCCATTTTCCCACCCCTGGGTGATGCAGGTGCTGCTATTGTGTTGGGTAAAACGCTCAGAGACATCCCCTAGAGAAATCTGTTGCAAGAGCTATGGGTTGGGCACCCACGGGGCTCAGGACTGGGATGAACGTGAGGTTTAGAGACACGcgtgctgcagacagcagctcaAAGAGCAGCAGGTGAGAGCCCGTCCTTGTCTCCCCGTGGATTTCTGATGCCCGTACAAAGTCAGTGGAGGCTTGGGGTCAGGCCTCTGCATCCCGCTTTGCTGATGCCTTGGAGAGCTGCTGTAATGGCTGGGGGagccaaaaggaaaaggagaaatgtggCAGTGCAGCTGTGCCAAACTGCTGGTGGCAGGAGCCAGGTGAACACATCCTGCCTCGATTGTGTAAATTGGGGCAAAAACCACGTTTATAAATAGTAACTTGCATTTAGGTTGTTTTTAgtccctggcacctctggggctCCATTCCTGACCTTCGTGGCCACGTATCTTTTGGAAAAAGGACCAAGGCTGCTCGATAGGGCCGAGCCACCTGCTTTTCTTCCCGTCCCTCCTTCTCCATCCCCTTTAAAACCAGCTCCGGGCGAGGGTTTGGACTCACAACAGGCCCAGCTCCGAGGTGACCACCACAATGCTGCAGCTTGTGCTCCTCGCCACCCTCGCCCTCTGCGGTAAGTCCCAGCTCCCAGGGCCCTCGGGCTCGTTAGCAGCTGACGAACCCTCGTTATGATTAACCCCGCTTGCTCTCGGAACCGGGGGCTGCTGGCATCACCACCCCTTTGCCCGCAGGATGCCGCGCCGAGCCGGTGCCGGAGGGGTCGGAGCGGGTGGTCGGTGGGACCGAAGCGCGCTCGCACGCCTGGCCCTCGCAGGTGGGTCCTTGTGGGGAGCAGCCGGGGGCTCTGGTCCCCTCGGGGCTGCTTGGTGAGACCCCCGCACCTCACCCCgcaccgtgtcccccccccagatctCCCTGCAGTATTACTACAGCGGCAGCTGGCACCACACCTGCGGAGGGTCCCTGATCCAGCAGAAGTGGGTGATGACGGCGGCCCACTGCGTGGACGGGTGAGCGCGCATGGGGGCCCCGACCGCCTCtcacaaaaatgtcattttccacTAAAAACCTTGCCGAGGGGAAGTGTAGGTTGACCCCACTCAAAGAGCAGCAGTTCTTGGAGGTCTTTGCTGACCTCTCTGTTAAGGAGGACCGTCCCTGGGGAAATCTCCTTGTGTTGATGATTCTTGTTGTGTTAACtcttgaaataataataatttggaaCCCAACCCTGTGCTGTCTTGCCTTCCTGGCAGTGGCCTGACCTATCGCGTTGTTGCCGGCGACCACAACATCAACCAGAACGAGGGCACCGAGCAGATCCTCAGCATCAGCAAGATCATCATCCATCCCTACTGGAACAGAAACAACCTCGCTGCGGGGTAACGCAGCCAGGGAGGGATTTGCTGGGGGGgaggcagcactgctggaagtgttttttttcccgtGCACCCCTCGTTTCCCCATCCTGGGGGTCTCTGCAGTGCAATTTGCATCCTCTCCGCAGCTACGACATCGCCCTGCTCCGCCTGTCCAGCTCTGCCACCCTGAACAGCTACGTGCAGCTGGCGGCGCTGCCCCAGGAGGGCGTCATCCTGGCCAACAACTACCCCTGCTACATCAGCGGCTGGGGACTCACCCGCAGTGAGTGCCACCACCACGGGACGGGACGCCCCGGGGCTCAcctgcccccaaatcccacaaaaaaaaaaaaaatggaaaaagagggggggggctaatcattttttttgaagtcagtTGAGGTCCCAGAGTGCAGAACGTGGGGTTGTGCTCCAGGTATGGGGCTGCCCGGGGTTGGATGCAGTTGTGCAAaattttgggggcgttttgtGGGATAAGAGGTGCTCACTCCCCTGCAGCTAACGGGCAGCTGTCGAGCGTGCTGCTGCAGGCGTACCTGCCCGTCGTGGACTACCAGACCTGCTCCAGCTCATCCTACTGGGGCTCCACCGTCAAGAACACCATGGTCTGTGCTGGCGGGGACGGCGTGCGCTCTGGCTGCCAGGTACGGCCCCAGCACCCTGTTTTGCCACCCGGCACCCCACCAGCATCCCCGCTCTGACGGTTCCTCGGTCCGGCAGGGTGATTCGGGCGGCCCCCTGCACTGCGCGGTGAACGGGCAGTACCAGGTCCACGGCGTCACCAGCTTCGTCTCCAGCTTGGGCTGCAACGTCAAGGGCAAGCCCACTGTCTTCACACGCGTCTCTGCCTACAGGACCTGGATATCCAGCGTAAGAGCAGAGCACTCACAAATTCATTGCACGTCGCGCTGCCTCTGCTGGCACGGTGGGGCGAGCAGGGAGGCTTGAAGCACCCGCTGGGGCAATGCTAGCGAGGCAATGGGAGAAAaagtggatttgggggggggggggtccgtggCAGTGACCCCAGCCCCGTGGTGCTTCTCCTCCCAGGTGATCGCCCAGAACTGAGTGGCCGTGAGAGGAGAACCCAAACCCCAGCCCAGGGGATGGACATGGACTGTTTCAGTCAGAGGCATTTAACTCTTGGAGCTGGTGTCAATAAATTCTGTTCTTCATCAAGAGTGCTCAATGTTGTCTCTGTCCAGCAAGGCCAAGGGTGCTTTGCCCCACTTCTCCTGCCTGCACCCATGCAGTTCTTCCCCAACACACAGCGTCCTCCGCCCTCCCGTCTTTGGGGGCATCCCTTTGGCCAGGTCCCTCTTCTGCCTTGCACAGCGGCTCAGAAAAGATCCACAGGGAAGAAGCAaccagccccaggcagctgaaACGTCCTTGGGCCAAAGGGAAAAACACTCTGAGCCGCTCTGGAGCAGCGACACAGCAAGGGGACAGGGCCGGGATTTCTCCCTGGCCCcaagctctgtttttcttccaaaactcATTTGCAATGAGAGGGGATGGATGCGGTGTCTGCCATCACCTcgcccagggctgcagggccaAAGCCTGTTTACGTGCTTCCCGTTAGCACTAGGCTCACCGCGTTACGCCCCAGCCTGGCTtggggtgggaaaaaaaaaaactcaa
Protein-coding regions in this window:
- the GALNT6 gene encoding polypeptide N-acetylgalactosaminyltransferase 6; the encoded protein is MRLLRRRYSPLKVALVGAIFVLFLFILQKDVGDRDPSEEPWLKNIVHGKDQVIDLMLGAVNNIRDSMPKLQIGAPVQPEEPPRSARSCLPGFYTAAELRPLMERPPQDPNSPGADGKAFKKDQWTPEETKEKERGYEKHCFNAFASDRISLQRALGPDSRPPECIDQKFKRCPPLPTTSVVIVFHNEAWSTLLRTVYSVLHASPAVLLKEIILVDDASTDDYLKDELERYVKQLQIVRVVRQEERKGLITARLLGASVASGEVLTFLDAHCECFHGWLEPLLSRIAEEPTAVVSPDITTIDLNTFEFSKPVQYGKQHSRGNFDWSLTFGWEVVPPRERQRRKDETYPIKSPTFAGGLFAISRSYFEHIGSYDDQMEIWGGENVEMSFRVWQCGGQLEIIPCSVVGHVFRSKSPHTFPKGTQVISRNQVRLAEVWMDSYKEIFYRRNQQAAQMAREKTYGDITERRKLREQLHCKNFTWYLQTIYPEMFVPDLTPTFYGAIKNEGTKSCLDVGENNHGGKPLIMYPCHGMGGNQYFEYTTQRDLRHNIGKQLCLRAGSGLAELGDCQYRGKPTRVPPNEEWELAQDRLIKNPASRTCLTARGKHPSMVPCNPSDPHQLWSFT
- the CELA1 gene encoding chymotrypsin-like elastase family member 1 isoform X2; its protein translation is MLQLVLLATLALCGCRAEPVPEGSERVVGGTEARSHAWPSQISLQYYYSGSWHHTCGGSLIQQKWVMTAAHCVDGGLTYRVVAGDHNINQNEGTEQILSISKIIIHPYWNRNNLAAGYDIALLRLSSSATLNSYVQLAALPQEGVILANNYPCYISGWGLTRTNGQLSSVLLQAYLPVVDYQTCSSSSYWGSTVKNTMVCAGGDGVRSGCQGDSGGPLHCAVNGQYQVHGVTSFVSSLGCNVKGKPTVFTRVSAYRTWISSVRAEHSQIHCTSRCLCWHGGASREA
- the CELA1 gene encoding chymotrypsin-like elastase family member 1 isoform X1, which translates into the protein MPRRAGAGGVGAGGRWDRSALARLALADLPAVLLQRQLAPHLRRVPDPAEVGDDGGPLRGRWPDLSRCCRRPQHQPERGHRADPQHQQDHHPSLLEQKQPRCGVTQPGRDLLGGRQHCWKCFFSRAPLVSPSWGSLQCNLHPLRSYDIALLRLSSSATLNSYVQLAALPQEGVILANNYPCYISGWGLTRTNGQLSSVLLQAYLPVVDYQTCSSSSYWGSTVKNTMVCAGGDGVRSGCQGDSGGPLHCAVNGQYQVHGVTSFVSSLGCNVKGKPTVFTRVSAYRTWISSVRAEHSQIHCTSRCLCWHGGASREA